Proteins encoded by one window of Salicibibacter halophilus:
- a CDS encoding transposase, whose translation MIAEIGDVHRFPGQAQLAKYAGLTWRKQASGNFRAEETFMTKSGNSYLRHGFLIAAQSLVNHNEEYRAYYQRKFSEAPRHSHKRALSLTARKLVRLVYAMLSNNQLYMAPEERTEQKQEVKESTEAPDESVVGETPVTQQPNSSESSEHKKVKSTAAARSSSRQKELNGSKSPPEQYAVNT comes from the coding sequence TTGATCGCCGAGATCGGAGATGTGCACCGATTCCCCGGTCAAGCTCAGCTAGCCAAATATGCCGGCCTGACATGGAGGAAACAAGCGTCCGGCAACTTCCGTGCTGAAGAAACATTTATGACCAAATCAGGCAACAGCTACCTGAGACACGGTTTTTTAATAGCCGCTCAATCCCTCGTCAACCATAACGAGGAATATCGCGCCTATTACCAGCGGAAGTTCAGTGAAGCCCCTCGCCATTCACACAAACGAGCGCTGTCGCTCACAGCCCGTAAGCTCGTGCGTCTCGTATATGCCATGCTCTCAAATAATCAACTTTACATGGCCCCTGAGGAGCGCACCGAGCAAAAGCAGGAGGTGAAAGAGTCAACGGAGGCTCCTGATGAGTCCGTCGTCGGTGAAACACCTGTTACGCAGCAACCCAATAGCTCTGAAAGCTCTGAACACAAAAAAGTGAAGAGCACGGCTGCTGCAAGGTCGTCATCGCGACAAAAAGAACTCAATGGGTCCAAAAGCCCACCGGAACAATACGCAGTCAACACGTAA